From a single Cupriavidus taiwanensis LMG 19424 genomic region:
- a CDS encoding MdtB/MuxB family multidrug efflux RND transporter permease subunit: MNPSRLFIERPVATALLMLAILLSGLVAYRLLPLSALPEVDYPTIQVTTLYPGASPDVMTSSVTAPLERQFGQMPGLKQMSSSSSGGASVITLQFELTLPLDVAEQEVQAAINAGSNLLPSDLPMPPVYSKVNPADAPIMTIAMTSDTMPLPKLQDMVDTRVAQKISQIQGVGLVTISGGQRPAVRIQANPTALASLGMSIDDLRTAIGASNVNGAKGSFDGPQRASTIDANDQLRSADEYRQIILGYKNGAPIRITDVAEIVDGPENSRLAAWANDKPAIVLNIQRQPGANVIEVVDRIKALLPQLQNALPASVHVQLLTDRTTTIRASVEDVQFELLLAIALVVLVIFLFLRNIPATIIPGVAVPLSLVGTFGVMYLAGFSINNLTLMALTIATGFVVDDAIVMIENIMRYIEKGDSPMQAALKGSKQIGFTIISLTFSLVAVLIPLLFMGDVVGRLFREFAITLAVSILISAVVSLTLTPMMCARLLHHVPEEKLSRFHRATGRFFDNVIERYGRGLEWVLDRQKATLVVAVATLALTVLLYLLVPKGFFPVQDTGVIQGITEAAQTTSFNAMARKQEAVAKVVMQDPAVASLSSFIGVDGSNATLNAGRMLINLKPKGERDPIDVVTQRLQQSVQSLGGVSLFTQPVQDLTIEDKVSRTQYQFTVEDPDPATLAAWVPKLVERLRQEPELRDVTSDQQNNGLRAYVDIDRDAAARFGITTAVIDSALYSAFGQRLVSTIFTQSSQYRVVLETMPEFRTSPQSLAELRLPSSSGGQVPLGAFARITERTGPLVINHQGQFPAATISFNLAHGESLGAAVDKITRVEQELGLPISMQTSFQGAALAFRASLSNTLWLILAAVVTMYIVLGVLYESTIHPVTILSTLPSAGVGALLALLVAGMDLGIIAIIGIILLIGIVKKNAIMMIDFALEAEREQGMSPRDAIFQACLLRFRPILMTTMAALLAALPLMLGSGIGSELRRPLGVTMVGGLLVSQVLTLFTTPVIYLAFDRVATRVKGWRKRRFGDPEEGGTGEEPV; this comes from the coding sequence ATGAACCCGTCCCGCCTCTTCATCGAGCGCCCGGTCGCGACGGCGCTGCTGATGCTGGCCATCCTGCTGTCCGGGCTGGTGGCCTACCGGCTGCTGCCGCTGTCGGCGCTGCCCGAGGTCGACTACCCGACGATCCAGGTCACCACGCTATACCCCGGCGCCAGCCCCGACGTGATGACCTCGTCGGTGACCGCGCCGCTGGAGCGCCAGTTCGGCCAGATGCCGGGCCTGAAGCAGATGTCGTCGTCCTCGTCAGGAGGGGCGTCGGTGATCACGCTGCAGTTCGAGCTGACGCTGCCGCTGGACGTGGCCGAGCAGGAGGTGCAGGCCGCCATCAATGCCGGCAGCAACCTGCTGCCGTCGGACCTGCCGATGCCGCCGGTCTACAGCAAGGTCAACCCGGCCGACGCGCCGATCATGACCATCGCCATGACGTCCGACACCATGCCGCTGCCCAAGCTGCAGGACATGGTCGATACGCGCGTGGCGCAGAAGATCTCGCAGATCCAGGGCGTGGGCCTCGTCACCATCAGCGGCGGGCAGCGTCCCGCGGTGCGCATCCAGGCCAACCCGACCGCGCTGGCGTCGCTGGGCATGTCGATCGACGACCTGCGCACCGCCATCGGCGCGTCCAATGTCAACGGCGCCAAGGGGAGCTTCGACGGCCCGCAGCGCGCGTCGACCATCGACGCCAACGACCAGCTGCGCTCCGCCGACGAATACCGCCAGATCATCCTCGGCTACAAGAACGGCGCGCCGATCCGCATCACCGACGTGGCCGAGATCGTCGACGGCCCCGAGAACAGCCGCCTGGCCGCATGGGCCAACGACAAGCCCGCGATCGTGCTCAACATCCAGCGCCAGCCCGGCGCGAACGTGATCGAGGTGGTCGACCGCATCAAGGCGCTGCTGCCGCAGCTGCAGAACGCGCTGCCGGCGTCGGTGCACGTGCAGCTGCTGACCGACCGCACCACCACCATCCGCGCCTCGGTCGAGGACGTGCAGTTCGAGCTGCTGCTGGCGATCGCGCTGGTGGTGCTGGTGATCTTCCTGTTCCTGCGAAATATCCCCGCCACCATCATCCCGGGCGTGGCGGTGCCGCTGTCGCTGGTGGGCACGTTCGGCGTGATGTACCTGGCCGGGTTCTCGATCAACAACCTGACGCTGATGGCGCTGACCATCGCCACCGGCTTCGTGGTCGATGATGCGATCGTGATGATCGAGAACATCATGCGCTACATCGAGAAGGGCGATTCGCCGATGCAGGCGGCGCTCAAGGGCTCGAAGCAGATTGGCTTCACCATCATCTCGCTGACCTTCTCGCTGGTCGCGGTGCTGATCCCGCTGCTGTTCATGGGCGACGTGGTGGGTCGGCTGTTCCGCGAGTTCGCGATCACGCTGGCGGTGTCGATCCTGATCTCGGCGGTGGTGTCGCTGACGCTCACGCCGATGATGTGCGCGCGGCTGCTGCACCATGTGCCGGAGGAGAAGCTATCGCGCTTCCACCGCGCCACCGGCCGCTTCTTCGACAACGTGATCGAACGCTACGGGCGAGGCCTGGAGTGGGTACTCGACCGCCAGAAGGCCACGCTGGTGGTGGCGGTGGCCACGCTGGCGCTGACCGTGCTGCTGTACCTGCTGGTGCCCAAGGGCTTCTTCCCGGTGCAGGACACCGGCGTGATCCAGGGCATCACCGAGGCCGCGCAGACCACCTCGTTCAACGCCATGGCGCGCAAGCAGGAAGCGGTGGCCAAGGTGGTGATGCAGGACCCGGCAGTGGCCAGCCTGTCGTCGTTCATCGGCGTGGATGGCAGCAACGCCACGCTCAACGCCGGGCGCATGCTGATCAACCTCAAGCCCAAGGGCGAGCGCGACCCGATCGACGTGGTCACCCAGCGCCTCCAGCAATCGGTGCAGAGCCTCGGCGGCGTGTCGCTGTTCACGCAGCCCGTGCAGGACCTGACCATCGAGGACAAGGTCTCGCGCACGCAGTACCAGTTCACGGTGGAAGACCCCGATCCCGCGACGCTGGCGGCGTGGGTGCCGAAGCTGGTCGAGCGCCTGCGCCAGGAGCCGGAGCTGCGCGATGTCACCAGCGACCAGCAGAACAACGGCCTGCGCGCCTATGTCGACATCGACCGCGACGCCGCGGCGCGTTTCGGCATCACCACCGCGGTGATCGACAGCGCGCTGTACAGCGCCTTCGGCCAGCGGCTGGTGTCGACCATCTTCACGCAGTCGAGCCAGTACCGCGTGGTGCTCGAGACCATGCCGGAATTCCGCACCAGCCCGCAATCGCTGGCCGAGCTGCGGCTGCCCTCCTCGTCCGGCGGACAGGTGCCGCTGGGCGCGTTCGCGCGCATCACCGAGCGTACCGGGCCGCTGGTGATCAACCACCAGGGGCAATTCCCCGCGGCGACGATCTCGTTCAACCTGGCGCATGGCGAATCGCTCGGCGCCGCGGTCGACAAGATCACCCGGGTCGAGCAGGAGCTGGGCCTGCCGATCTCGATGCAGACCAGCTTCCAGGGCGCGGCGCTGGCGTTCCGTGCGTCGCTGTCAAACACGCTGTGGCTGATCCTGGCCGCGGTGGTGACCATGTATATCGTGCTGGGCGTGCTGTATGAAAGCACCATCCACCCGGTCACGATCCTGTCGACGCTGCCGTCGGCCGGCGTGGGCGCGCTGCTGGCGCTGCTGGTGGCGGGCATGGACCTGGGCATCATTGCCATCATCGGCATCATCCTGCTGATCGGCATCGTCAAGAAGAACGCGATCATGATGATCGACTTCGCGCTAGAGGCCGAGCGCGAGCAAGGCATGTCGCCGCGCGACGCGATCTTCCAGGCCTGCCTGCTGCGCTTCCGCCCGATCCTGATGACCACCATGGCGGCGCTGCTGGCGGCGCTGCCGCTGATGCTGGGCTCGGGCATCGGCAGCGAGCTGCGCCGGCCGCTGGGCGTGACCATGGTGGGCGGCCTGCTGGTCAGCCAGGTGCTGACGCTGTTCACCACGCCGGTGATCTACCTGGCGTTCGACCGCGTGGCGACGCGCGTGAAAGGCTGGCGCAAGCGCCGCTTCGGCGATCCGGAGGAAGGCGGCACGGGCGAGGAGCCGGTGTAA